From Macaca fascicularis isolate 582-1 chromosome 14, T2T-MFA8v1.1, a single genomic window includes:
- the OOSP2 gene encoding oocyte-secreted protein 2 → MVSMALEVLMLLALLIWTGAENLHVKINCSLDWLMVSVIPLAESRNLYIFADELHLGMGCPANWIHTYVYEFIYLVHDCGIRTRVISEETLLFQTELYFTPRNIDHNPEEIHLECSASRKSVWLTPVSTENEIKLDPSPFIADFQTTAEELGLLSSSQTCSELKEKWKLEAGIMYFAGKQFCFFMAKI, encoded by the exons ATGGTCTCCATGGCTCTAGAAGTCTTGATGCTCCTTGCTCTCTTGATCTGGACTGGTGCTGAGAACCTCCATG TGAAAATAAATTGCTCTCTGGACTGGTTGATGGTCTCAGTTATCCCACTTGCAGAAAGCAGAAATCTGTATATATTTGCGGATGAATTACATCTGGGAATGGGCTGCCCTGCAAATtggatacatacatatgtatatgagtTTATATATCTTGTTCATGATTGTGGCATCAGGACAAGG GTCATTTCTGAGGAAACACTCCTTTTTCAAACCGAGCTATACTTTACCCCAAGGAATATAGATCACAACCCCGAGGAAATCCATTTGGAGTGTTCTGCCTCTAG GAAATCAGTGTGGCTTACACCAGTTTCTactgagaatgaaataaaattggatCCTAGTCCTTTTATTGCTGACTTTCAGACAACAGCAGAAGAGTTAGGATTATTATCTTCTAGTCAAACTTGCTCTGAACTAAAGGAGAAATGGAAACTTGAAGCTGGTATTATGTATTTTGCaggaaaacagttttgttttttcatggcAAAAATATAG